In Mustela nigripes isolate SB6536 chromosome 2, MUSNIG.SB6536, whole genome shotgun sequence, a single window of DNA contains:
- the SH3GL1 gene encoding endophilin-A2 isoform X1: MSVAGLKKQFYKASQLVSEKVGGAEGTKLDEDFKEMEKKVDVTSKAVTEVLARTIEYLQPNPASRAKLTMLNTVSKIRGQVKNPGYPQSEGLLGECMIRHGKELGGESNFGDALLDAGESMKRLAEVKDSLDIEVKQNFIDPLQNLCDKDLKEIQHHLKKLEGRRLDFDYKKKRQGRIPDEELRQALEKFEESKEVAETSMHNLLETDIEQVSQLSALVDAQLDYHRQAVQILDELADKLKRRMRDASSRPKREYKPKPREPFDLGEPEQSNGGFPCATAPKITPSSSFRSSDKPIRTPSRSMPPLDQPSCKALYDFEPENAGELGFHEGDVITLTNQIDENWYEGMLHGQSGFFPLSYVEVLVPLPQ; the protein is encoded by the exons CTGGTCAGCGAGAAGGTCGGAGGGGCTGAAGGGACCAAGCTTGATGAagacttcaaagaaatggagaag AAGGTGGATGTCACCAGCAAGGCTGTGACGGAAGTGCTGGCCAGAACCATCGAGTACCTGCAGCCCAACCCAG CTTCACGGGCCAAGCTGACGATGCTCAACACGGTGTCCAAGATCCGCGGGCAGGTGAAGAACCCCGGCTACCCACAGTCGGAGGGCCTGCTGGGCGAGTGCATGATCCGCCACGGGAAGGAGCTGGGCGGCGAGTCCAACTTCG GGGACGCCCTGCTGGATGCGGGGGAGTCCATGAAGCGCCTGGCGGAGGTGAAGGACTCTCTCGACATCGAGGTCAAGCAGAACTTCATCGACCCCCTGCAGAACCTGTGTGACAAAGACCTGAAGGAGATCCAG caccaCCTGAAGAAGCTGGAGGGCCGCCGCCTGGACTTCGACTACAAGAAGAAACGACAGGGCAGGATCCCTGACGAGGAGCTGCGGCAGGCCCTAGAGAAGTTCGAGGAGTCCAAGGAGGTGGCCGAGACCAGCATGCACAACCTCCTGGAGACCGAT ATCGAGCAGGTGAGCCAGCTCTCCGCGCTGGTGGACGCCCAGCTGGACTACCACCGGCAGGCCGTGCAGATCCTGGACGAGCTGGCCGACAAGCTGAAGCGGAG GATGCGGGACGCCTCCTCTCGTCCCAAGCGGGAATACAAGCCCAAGCCTCGGGAGCCCTTCGACCTTGGGGAGCCTGAGCAGTCCAATGGGGGCTTCCCCTGTGCCACGGCCCCCAAAATCACAC CTTCGTCATCTTTCCGGTCATCGGACAAGCCCATCCGGACCCCCAGCAGGAGCATGC ccccccTGGACCAGCCAAGCTGCAAAGCGCTGTACGACTTCGAGCCCGAGAACGCCGGGGAGCTGGGCTTCCATGAGGGTGACGTCATCACGCTGACCAACCAGATCGACGAGAACTGGTACGAGGGCATGCTCCACGGCCAGTCGGGCTTCTTCCCCCTCAGCTACGTGGAGGTGCTGGTGCCCCTGCCCCAGTGA
- the SH3GL1 gene encoding endophilin-A2 isoform X2 has translation MSVAGLKKQFYKASQLVSEKVGGAEGTKLDEDFKEMEKKVDVTSKAVTEVLARTIEYLQPNPASRAKLTMLNTVSKIRGQVKNPGYPQSEGLLGECMIRHGKELGGESNFGDALLDAGESMKRLAEVKDSLDIEVKQNFIDPLQNLCDKDLKEIQHHLKKLEGRRLDFDYKKKRQGRIPDEELRQALEKFEESKEVAETSMHNLLETDIEQVSQLSALVDAQLDYHRQAVQILDELADKLKRSFVIFPVIGQAHPDPQQEHAPPGPAKLQSAVRLRARERRGAGLP, from the exons CTGGTCAGCGAGAAGGTCGGAGGGGCTGAAGGGACCAAGCTTGATGAagacttcaaagaaatggagaag AAGGTGGATGTCACCAGCAAGGCTGTGACGGAAGTGCTGGCCAGAACCATCGAGTACCTGCAGCCCAACCCAG CTTCACGGGCCAAGCTGACGATGCTCAACACGGTGTCCAAGATCCGCGGGCAGGTGAAGAACCCCGGCTACCCACAGTCGGAGGGCCTGCTGGGCGAGTGCATGATCCGCCACGGGAAGGAGCTGGGCGGCGAGTCCAACTTCG GGGACGCCCTGCTGGATGCGGGGGAGTCCATGAAGCGCCTGGCGGAGGTGAAGGACTCTCTCGACATCGAGGTCAAGCAGAACTTCATCGACCCCCTGCAGAACCTGTGTGACAAAGACCTGAAGGAGATCCAG caccaCCTGAAGAAGCTGGAGGGCCGCCGCCTGGACTTCGACTACAAGAAGAAACGACAGGGCAGGATCCCTGACGAGGAGCTGCGGCAGGCCCTAGAGAAGTTCGAGGAGTCCAAGGAGGTGGCCGAGACCAGCATGCACAACCTCCTGGAGACCGAT ATCGAGCAGGTGAGCCAGCTCTCCGCGCTGGTGGACGCCCAGCTGGACTACCACCGGCAGGCCGTGCAGATCCTGGACGAGCTGGCCGACAAGCTGAAGCGGAG CTTCGTCATCTTTCCGGTCATCGGACAAGCCCATCCGGACCCCCAGCAGGAGCATGC ccccccTGGACCAGCCAAGCTGCAAAGCGCTGTACGACTTCGAGCCCGAGAACGCCGGGGAGCTGGGCTTCCATGA